The Spirosoma radiotolerans genome has a window encoding:
- a CDS encoding (2Fe-2S)-binding protein has product MALVKLTINNQLHTVDIDPDMPLLWAIRDVVGLTGTKFGCGIAQCGACTVHLDGAPIRSCSYPASAAAGHKITTIEGLSKNADHPVQKAWIEHQVPQCGYCQSGQIMSAAALLKQTPKPTDADIDAAMQGNICRCGTYERIRKAIHSASADIAASPKMPKSTPKIGKR; this is encoded by the coding sequence ATGGCTTTAGTAAAATTGACCATTAATAACCAGCTTCACACGGTAGATATAGACCCGGATATGCCCTTGCTGTGGGCCATACGCGATGTGGTTGGTCTGACGGGTACGAAGTTCGGGTGTGGCATTGCCCAATGCGGGGCCTGCACGGTTCACCTCGATGGCGCGCCCATTCGCTCGTGCAGTTACCCGGCTTCTGCCGCTGCAGGACATAAAATTACCACCATTGAAGGACTGTCAAAAAACGCCGATCATCCAGTCCAGAAAGCCTGGATCGAGCACCAGGTGCCGCAATGCGGTTACTGCCAGTCTGGACAAATCATGTCGGCAGCCGCCTTACTGAAGCAAACGCCAAAGCCTACCGATGCGGATATTGATGCCGCTATGCAGGGCAATATTTGCCGCTGTGGTACCTATGAACGCATTCGTAAAGCCATTCACTCGGCCTCGGCTGATATAGCGGCTAGCCCTAAAATGCCTAAATCAACTCCTAAAATTGGCAAACGATGA
- a CDS encoding amidohydrolase, producing MNVTFLQTNLYWHDPVANLAMLEEQIFTLEAPTDLVILPEMFTTGFTMDAQAVAEPMNLTTFRWLKQMAAQTGAVVTGSYVVKENGRFFNRLVWMQPDGQFDTYDKRHLFRMAGEDAVYTAGTHRMVKEWKGWRICPLVCYDLRFPVWSRNTSSDDSQAFDYDLLLYVANWPSARRTAWNTLLQARAIENLSYVVGVNRVGEDGNQHPYSGESAVVDFKGDVLFRQSDAELVHQHTLSLADLQAFRAKFPANLDADSFTLTL from the coding sequence ATGAACGTAACCTTCCTCCAGACTAATCTTTACTGGCACGATCCGGTGGCTAATCTGGCTATGCTGGAGGAACAGATTTTTACGCTGGAAGCCCCCACGGATCTGGTCATTTTACCCGAAATGTTCACAACGGGCTTCACCATGGACGCTCAGGCCGTTGCAGAGCCTATGAACCTGACGACTTTTCGCTGGCTGAAACAGATGGCCGCCCAAACAGGAGCCGTTGTGACGGGCAGCTATGTGGTGAAGGAAAATGGCCGTTTCTTCAATCGGCTGGTGTGGATGCAGCCAGATGGGCAATTTGACACCTACGATAAACGTCATTTGTTTCGCATGGCGGGTGAAGATGCGGTTTACACCGCCGGAACACACCGGATGGTGAAGGAGTGGAAAGGCTGGCGCATCTGCCCGCTGGTTTGTTATGACCTTCGGTTCCCGGTCTGGAGCCGCAATACATCCTCAGACGACTCGCAGGCATTCGACTACGACCTTCTGCTTTATGTAGCGAACTGGCCCTCTGCCCGACGTACTGCCTGGAATACCTTACTGCAAGCCCGCGCCATTGAGAATCTGAGTTATGTGGTGGGGGTCAACCGCGTTGGTGAAGATGGCAACCAGCATCCCTACTCCGGCGAGTCGGCCGTTGTTGACTTCAAAGGCGATGTGCTGTTCCGGCAGTCGGATGCGGAGCTCGTGCATCAGCACACCTTGTCCCTGGCTGATCTACAGGCATTTCGGGCAAAATTCCCCGCCAATCTGGACGCCGATTCGTTTACGTTAACGCTGTAA
- a CDS encoding XdhC family protein — protein sequence MKEITRIVEVFEQIDFSERKAALATVVWVEGSSYRRPGARMLITDDGRWEGAISGGCLEGDALRKARQVMLDGQPIVVTYDTMDDGANSFGVGLGCNGIIDVLIEPIVPESPQNPVALLKEFTKKRDVRALATVLKSDEFSGLQPGNRFLLTEQPGESVPDWLHNDMGDVFSTGKPLTRTYAVSSGSAEVFIERIDPGIELVIFGAGYDVIPVAKMARELGWQVTVTDDCIAHLSPKRFPVATCVLYSDREAVIDQLTITNRTAAVLMSHNFNYDRAVLEKLLTTDVPYIGMLGPRKRFDKMQDEFRKDGLQFSEASLERVHAPIGLDVGAETPDEIALSIMAEIKAFFTKGAGGFLKDKSGPIHERLSGNSANHRRQADAIDSGTTDYDAVSADAI from the coding sequence ATGAAAGAAATAACCCGCATTGTTGAGGTTTTTGAGCAAATCGACTTCTCGGAACGCAAAGCGGCCCTGGCCACGGTTGTTTGGGTTGAAGGATCGTCGTATCGTCGTCCTGGCGCCCGAATGCTGATCACGGATGATGGTCGCTGGGAAGGCGCCATCAGTGGCGGTTGTCTGGAAGGAGACGCTCTTCGAAAAGCCCGGCAGGTTATGCTTGACGGTCAGCCAATTGTGGTTACCTACGACACGATGGACGACGGCGCGAACAGCTTTGGTGTTGGGTTGGGTTGTAACGGAATCATAGACGTGTTGATTGAGCCCATTGTTCCCGAAAGCCCCCAGAACCCGGTTGCGTTGCTAAAAGAATTTACGAAGAAACGGGATGTCCGTGCGCTGGCTACCGTGTTGAAAAGCGACGAATTCAGCGGGCTACAACCCGGCAATCGGTTTCTGCTTACCGAACAACCCGGCGAATCAGTACCCGACTGGTTGCACAACGACATGGGCGACGTATTCAGCACGGGTAAACCGCTGACCCGTACATATGCCGTATCATCGGGAAGTGCGGAGGTATTCATCGAGCGGATTGACCCCGGCATTGAGCTGGTTATTTTTGGGGCGGGTTACGACGTGATTCCCGTCGCCAAAATGGCCCGTGAACTCGGCTGGCAGGTAACCGTTACTGACGACTGCATCGCCCACTTATCGCCCAAACGGTTTCCGGTGGCTACCTGTGTGCTCTACTCCGACCGGGAAGCGGTTATTGACCAGTTGACCATTACCAACCGAACGGCCGCCGTGCTGATGTCGCACAACTTTAATTATGACCGGGCCGTGCTGGAGAAGTTACTCACAACGGATGTACCGTATATTGGTATGCTGGGCCCCCGCAAACGGTTTGACAAGATGCAGGACGAATTCCGGAAGGATGGCCTTCAGTTCAGCGAGGCTTCACTCGAACGGGTTCATGCGCCCATTGGCCTGGATGTCGGTGCTGAAACACCGGATGAAATTGCGCTGTCGATCATGGCCGAAATTAAAGCGTTTTTCACGAAGGGCGCCGGTGGTTTCCTGAAAGATAAATCAGGCCCTATCCATGAGCGGCTTTCCGGCAACTCGGCCAATCACCGTCGGCAGGCTGACGCTATTGATTCGGGCACTACCGACTACGATGCAGTTAGCGCAGACGCCATTTAA
- a CDS encoding xanthine dehydrogenase family protein molybdopterin-binding subunit, with translation MSNTPTSPGTDNGTSRRNFLKAAGLTGAAFALGLPSANVLASPVLNLSALPDSVELTPYVLIEKSGRITIMNPRPEIGQGTYQSVPALIAEELEVPLDKVTIRQTGGESKYGGMWSQAVGGSGSIRGGYTQMRNVGAAAREMLRQAASQQWNVPIVECIADNATIVHKPTGKRLTYGQLADVAAKLPVPKEPTLKDPKLFTMLGKSMPRPDVPLKVAGKATFGIDAKVPGMVYASVERCPVFGSKLVSFDAAQSLKVKGVQKAVKVERVVGKNHYEGVAIIADNYWSALQGRKALKVTWDHNKHDTFNSADFEKQLRELAKTDGVQGHNAGDFDKSFADAPNKLEAFYETPIVSHSTMEPMNALAHYQPGDKVELWVSSQGGDLVRDEVAKVFKLPADNITVHVLFNGGGFGRRLTQDFATEAVSLSKAIGKPVKVIWTREDDTQLGPFRPMTFSAMRGALSADGKAVALQHKVISPSIDATMNATYNKTKPDGTMLEGTNEQKYEIPNLNTRYVYADVHIPLTYWRSVTSSTLAFSHECFIDEMAHKAGQDPLAFRLAMLTKDTDAKRVLLKLKEVSGWDKPLSAGKGRGIAQWEFFAGLAGQVVEVSKDNKGGVKVDKVYCVIDLGTVVNPDTVKAQVEGAIAMALTAATKDGITFENGRAVQANFDANRMLRINEMPTVEVHILAEGGPTIKGVGEPGLPPLAPALANAVFAATGKRIRRLPFDLEKI, from the coding sequence ATGAGCAACACCCCTACCTCTCCCGGAACTGACAACGGCACGAGCCGCCGGAATTTCCTGAAGGCTGCGGGCCTGACCGGAGCCGCCTTTGCGTTAGGCTTACCGTCTGCCAACGTTCTGGCAAGTCCCGTCTTAAATCTCAGCGCCTTACCTGATTCTGTTGAATTAACGCCTTACGTCCTGATCGAGAAATCGGGGCGCATCACAATCATGAACCCCCGCCCCGAAATCGGGCAGGGAACCTACCAATCCGTTCCGGCGCTCATTGCCGAAGAGCTGGAAGTCCCGCTGGATAAAGTCACGATCCGGCAAACCGGGGGCGAAAGTAAATACGGCGGCATGTGGTCGCAGGCTGTGGGTGGCAGCGGCTCCATTCGGGGTGGCTACACGCAGATGCGCAACGTGGGTGCAGCGGCCCGCGAAATGCTTCGGCAGGCCGCCAGCCAGCAGTGGAACGTACCCATCGTCGAGTGCATTGCCGACAATGCGACCATTGTCCATAAACCCACTGGCAAGAGGCTAACCTACGGCCAGTTAGCCGACGTAGCCGCCAAACTCCCGGTTCCGAAAGAGCCGACATTGAAAGACCCGAAGCTGTTTACGATGCTTGGCAAATCGATGCCTCGGCCCGATGTTCCACTGAAAGTAGCCGGGAAAGCAACGTTTGGTATCGATGCGAAAGTGCCGGGGATGGTGTATGCCTCCGTTGAACGGTGCCCGGTCTTTGGCAGTAAGCTGGTCAGTTTCGATGCCGCTCAGTCGCTGAAGGTGAAAGGCGTTCAGAAAGCGGTAAAAGTGGAACGGGTCGTTGGTAAAAATCATTACGAAGGCGTAGCCATTATTGCGGATAACTACTGGTCTGCTCTGCAGGGCCGCAAGGCCCTCAAGGTAACCTGGGATCACAACAAGCACGATACCTTCAACTCTGCCGACTTCGAAAAGCAGCTTCGTGAGCTGGCAAAAACGGATGGCGTACAGGGCCATAATGCAGGCGATTTTGATAAATCATTTGCCGATGCTCCTAACAAACTGGAAGCCTTCTATGAAACGCCTATCGTAAGCCATTCAACGATGGAGCCCATGAACGCGCTGGCGCATTATCAGCCAGGCGATAAAGTGGAGCTTTGGGTTTCCTCACAAGGGGGTGATTTGGTTAGAGACGAAGTAGCTAAGGTCTTTAAACTCCCTGCCGACAATATAACCGTCCACGTTCTGTTCAACGGGGGCGGTTTTGGCCGACGGTTAACACAGGACTTTGCCACCGAAGCCGTATCGTTGTCAAAAGCGATTGGCAAGCCTGTTAAGGTAATCTGGACGCGGGAAGACGACACGCAACTCGGTCCTTTCCGACCCATGACCTTCTCGGCCATGCGCGGGGCGTTGTCTGCCGATGGTAAAGCCGTTGCGCTCCAGCATAAAGTCATCTCGCCCTCGATTGACGCGACGATGAACGCAACCTACAACAAGACAAAGCCCGATGGAACCATGCTCGAAGGAACCAACGAGCAGAAATACGAAATCCCGAACCTCAACACGCGCTATGTCTATGCCGATGTTCACATTCCACTCACCTACTGGCGGTCGGTGACGAGTTCGACGCTGGCGTTCTCACACGAATGCTTCATCGACGAAATGGCCCATAAAGCCGGTCAGGACCCGCTTGCTTTCCGGCTGGCGATGCTGACCAAAGACACTGACGCCAAACGGGTGCTACTTAAGCTGAAAGAAGTGTCGGGTTGGGACAAGCCGCTATCGGCGGGCAAAGGCCGGGGCATTGCCCAATGGGAATTCTTCGCCGGGCTGGCCGGTCAGGTGGTCGAAGTGTCGAAAGACAACAAAGGGGGTGTGAAGGTCGATAAGGTGTACTGCGTGATCGACCTCGGCACCGTGGTCAATCCTGATACCGTGAAGGCGCAGGTGGAAGGCGCCATTGCCATGGCCCTGACAGCTGCCACAAAAGACGGTATCACGTTCGAGAATGGTCGAGCCGTTCAGGCTAATTTCGATGCCAACCGAATGCTGCGTATCAACGAGATGCCAACGGTCGAAGTTCACATTCTGGCCGAAGGCGGTCCAACTATCAAAGGTGTTGGCGAACCGGGCCTGCCCCCGTTGGCACCTGCTTTGGCAAATGCCGTTTTTGCGGCTACCGGCAAACGCATCCGGCGGTTACCGTTTGATTTAGAAAAGATATAA
- the ruvX gene encoding Holliday junction resolvase RuvX, translating to MARLLAIDYGMKRTGIAVTDPLQLIASALETVASHEVLKFLKAYTAKEPVDAFVVGLPKGLDGADTDNTPRVRKFVTHLQNALPDIPVYWHDERFTSVMALQAMIANGSTKKDRRVKGNIDKISAAIILQSYMESRKE from the coding sequence ATGGCACGACTTCTGGCAATCGATTATGGTATGAAACGCACCGGCATTGCCGTAACGGACCCTTTGCAGCTCATTGCGTCGGCGCTGGAAACGGTAGCTTCTCATGAGGTGCTCAAGTTTTTAAAAGCCTACACTGCAAAGGAGCCGGTCGACGCCTTTGTAGTGGGACTACCGAAGGGTCTGGATGGTGCCGATACGGATAACACGCCCAGGGTCAGGAAGTTCGTAACGCATTTACAGAACGCATTGCCCGATATTCCCGTTTACTGGCATGACGAACGATTTACGTCTGTCATGGCCCTTCAGGCAATGATCGCCAACGGGAGCACAAAAAAAGATCGGCGGGTAAAGGGCAACATCGATAAAATTAGTGCAGCCATTATTCTACAGTCATACATGGAAAGCAGAAAGGAATGA
- the def gene encoding peptide deformylase: protein MILPIIAYGDPVLRKRAKDIEPGSLDVKALSDNMFETMYAASGVGLAAPQIGQSIRMFVVDGEPLNEDEPEEDVDQSLVGFKKVFINPEIIEEAGDDWGFEEGCLSIPGIRGEVFRPEIIVIRYFDTDWNEHEEEYEGMAARIIQHEYDHLDGKLFTDYLPSLRRTLIKKKLADISKGKTDAEYKMKFPK, encoded by the coding sequence ATGATTCTCCCAATTATTGCCTACGGTGACCCCGTTTTACGGAAGCGGGCCAAAGATATTGAACCCGGTAGCCTCGACGTTAAAGCGCTGAGTGATAATATGTTCGAGACAATGTACGCAGCATCAGGCGTTGGCCTGGCAGCGCCACAGATCGGGCAGAGCATTCGCATGTTTGTGGTGGATGGCGAACCCCTGAACGAAGACGAACCGGAAGAAGACGTTGATCAAAGTCTGGTTGGCTTCAAAAAGGTATTTATCAATCCGGAAATCATTGAAGAAGCGGGCGACGACTGGGGCTTTGAAGAAGGTTGCCTGAGTATTCCGGGTATTCGGGGAGAAGTGTTTCGGCCTGAAATCATTGTGATTCGTTACTTCGATACGGATTGGAATGAGCACGAAGAAGAATACGAAGGGATGGCCGCCCGAATTATTCAGCACGAATACGACCACCTCGACGGCAAGCTCTTCACCGATTACCTGCCTTCTCTTCGCCGGACGCTCATCAAGAAAAAACTAGCCGATATTTCGAAGGGCAAGACGGATGCGGAGTATAAAATGAAGTTCCCTAAATAA
- a CDS encoding nucleotidyltransferase family protein produces MIIATIILAAGGSTRLGGEPKQLLTQNGKTLVRQITEAALSLEAGPVVVVLGGNEERIRAELTGLPIRTPINPNWQQGLASSIQVGLNQLNDEPVDAFLMVLTDQPYVTAQLLQQLITTQHQMGRGIVACRYGESGHLGVPALFDIRYRSEFMLLSGDTGARKLIQQYVNDCSQVLFPQAAIDLDTWQDVDAWRGIEGKTESA; encoded by the coding sequence ATGATCATTGCGACAATCATTCTGGCGGCTGGTGGTTCGACCCGGCTGGGTGGCGAGCCCAAGCAATTGCTTACCCAGAACGGGAAAACGCTTGTCAGGCAAATTACTGAGGCCGCTTTATCCCTAGAGGCAGGCCCTGTGGTCGTCGTGTTGGGCGGAAATGAGGAACGAATCCGTGCTGAACTCACCGGTTTACCTATCCGTACACCTATCAACCCCAACTGGCAACAAGGCCTGGCGTCATCCATACAGGTTGGTCTGAACCAGTTAAACGATGAACCTGTCGATGCCTTTTTGATGGTTCTGACCGACCAGCCCTACGTTACAGCGCAACTTCTACAGCAGTTAATTACGACGCAACACCAAATGGGCCGGGGCATTGTTGCCTGCCGGTATGGTGAATCGGGGCACCTAGGTGTTCCGGCTTTATTCGATATTCGCTATCGATCCGAATTTATGCTGTTGTCTGGCGATACGGGTGCCCGCAAACTTATCCAGCAGTATGTAAATGACTGCAGCCAAGTACTGTTTCCACAAGCGGCCATTGATCTGGATACCTGGCAGGATGTAGACGCCTGGCGTGGGATAGAAGGTAAGACAGAATCAGCGTGA